From Lagenorhynchus albirostris chromosome 15, mLagAlb1.1, whole genome shotgun sequence, one genomic window encodes:
- the ANKS4B gene encoding ankyrin repeat and SAM domain-containing protein 4B isoform X1 has translation MSTRYHQAASDSYLELLKEATKRDLNLSDEDGMTPTLLAAYHGNLEALEIICSRGGDPDRCDIWGNTPLHYAASNGHAHCVSFLINFGANIFALDNDLQSPLDAAASREQNECVGLLDNAATAQNIMNPKKVTRLKEQAQKNARRQIKECERLQEKHQNKMARTYNKEESGTLSSSKGTFSRSSLSNVSASNTFGSLSKGIKDTFKLKFKKNKDTAEPLGKERTSGPKNVMEVFREEDEDPFSGDFKEKLQFSVKADSCVQHESILNRPGLGNVVFRRNRILSPEDISDSKRELGLKMPSELLQRQGGPEADEEGAENHHEDDLPWDEDEVEWEEDVVDATPLEVFLQSHYLEEFLPIFMREQIDLEALLLCSDEDLQSIQMQLGPRKKVLSAINRRKQVLQQPGQLVDTSL, from the exons ATGTCCACTCGCTACCACCAAGCTGCTAGTGATAGCTACCTGGAACTTCTGAAAGAGGCTACCAAGAGAGATCTGAATCTTTCTGATGAAGATGGCATGACTCCCACACTCCTGGCAGCCTACCATGGGAACCTGGAAGCCCTAGAAATAATCTGCAGCAGAGG AGGGGATCCTGATAGATGTGACATCTGGGGAAATACTCCTTTACATTATGCAGCCTCCAATGGTCATGCCCACTGTGTCTCATTCCTGATCAACTTTGGAGCCAACATCTTTGCCCTGGACAACGATTTACAGTCTCCACTGGACGCTGCTGCCAGCAGAGAGCAGAATGAATGTGTTGGTCTCTTGGATAATGCTGCCACTGCCCAGAACATCATGAACCCCAAGAAGGTCACCAGGCTGAAGGAGCAGGCTCAGAAGAATGCCAGGAGGCAGATCAAAGAGTGTGAGAGGCTCCAGGAGAAGCACCAAAATAAGATGGCCCGCACCTACAACAAGGAGGAATCTGGGACTCTTTCTTCTTCCAAGGGCACTTTCTCCAGGTCATCCCTTTCAAATGTTTCTGCTTCTAACACATTTGGGTCACTGTCTAAGGGCATTAAAGACACCTTTAAATTAAAGTTCAAGAAGAACAAAGATACAGCAGAGCCGTTAGGGAAGGAGAGAACAAGTGGGCCGAAGAATGTGATGGAAGTGTTCAGAGAGGAGGACGAAGACCCCTTCTCAGGGGACTTCAAAGAGAAGCTCCAGTTCTCAGTAAAGGCGGACAGCTGTGTGCAACACGAATCCATTCTCAACCGTCCAGGTCTAGGAAATGTTGTTTTTAGAAGGAACAGAATATTGAGCCCTGAAGACATCTCAGACAGCAAGAGGGAGTTGGGGTTGAAAATGCCCAGTGAATTGCTTCAGAGACAAGGAGGACCTGAGGCTGACGAAGAGGGAGCGGAAAACCACCATGAAGATGATCTGCCTTGGGATGAGGATGAAGTGGAATGGGAGGAAGATGTGGTTGATGCTACTCCCCTGGAAGTGTTCTTGCAGTCCCACTACCTGGAAGAATTCCTTCCTATTTTCATGAGAGAGCAGATTGATCTGGAAGCTCTGCTGCTTTGCTCTGATGAGGACCTTCAGAGCATACAGATGCAGCTGGGTCCCAGGAAGAAAGTCCTTAGTGCCATAAACAGAAGGAAGCAGGTGCTACAACAGCCTGGGCAGTTGGTCGACACCAGCCTCTGA
- the ANKS4B gene encoding ankyrin repeat and SAM domain-containing protein 4B isoform X2: protein MSTITEGYGEKEKVIHILPLLILRGDPDRCDIWGNTPLHYAASNGHAHCVSFLINFGANIFALDNDLQSPLDAAASREQNECVGLLDNAATAQNIMNPKKVTRLKEQAQKNARRQIKECERLQEKHQNKMARTYNKEESGTLSSSKGTFSRSSLSNVSASNTFGSLSKGIKDTFKLKFKKNKDTAEPLGKERTSGPKNVMEVFREEDEDPFSGDFKEKLQFSVKADSCVQHESILNRPGLGNVVFRRNRILSPEDISDSKRELGLKMPSELLQRQGGPEADEEGAENHHEDDLPWDEDEVEWEEDVVDATPLEVFLQSHYLEEFLPIFMREQIDLEALLLCSDEDLQSIQMQLGPRKKVLSAINRRKQVLQQPGQLVDTSL, encoded by the coding sequence AGGGGATCCTGATAGATGTGACATCTGGGGAAATACTCCTTTACATTATGCAGCCTCCAATGGTCATGCCCACTGTGTCTCATTCCTGATCAACTTTGGAGCCAACATCTTTGCCCTGGACAACGATTTACAGTCTCCACTGGACGCTGCTGCCAGCAGAGAGCAGAATGAATGTGTTGGTCTCTTGGATAATGCTGCCACTGCCCAGAACATCATGAACCCCAAGAAGGTCACCAGGCTGAAGGAGCAGGCTCAGAAGAATGCCAGGAGGCAGATCAAAGAGTGTGAGAGGCTCCAGGAGAAGCACCAAAATAAGATGGCCCGCACCTACAACAAGGAGGAATCTGGGACTCTTTCTTCTTCCAAGGGCACTTTCTCCAGGTCATCCCTTTCAAATGTTTCTGCTTCTAACACATTTGGGTCACTGTCTAAGGGCATTAAAGACACCTTTAAATTAAAGTTCAAGAAGAACAAAGATACAGCAGAGCCGTTAGGGAAGGAGAGAACAAGTGGGCCGAAGAATGTGATGGAAGTGTTCAGAGAGGAGGACGAAGACCCCTTCTCAGGGGACTTCAAAGAGAAGCTCCAGTTCTCAGTAAAGGCGGACAGCTGTGTGCAACACGAATCCATTCTCAACCGTCCAGGTCTAGGAAATGTTGTTTTTAGAAGGAACAGAATATTGAGCCCTGAAGACATCTCAGACAGCAAGAGGGAGTTGGGGTTGAAAATGCCCAGTGAATTGCTTCAGAGACAAGGAGGACCTGAGGCTGACGAAGAGGGAGCGGAAAACCACCATGAAGATGATCTGCCTTGGGATGAGGATGAAGTGGAATGGGAGGAAGATGTGGTTGATGCTACTCCCCTGGAAGTGTTCTTGCAGTCCCACTACCTGGAAGAATTCCTTCCTATTTTCATGAGAGAGCAGATTGATCTGGAAGCTCTGCTGCTTTGCTCTGATGAGGACCTTCAGAGCATACAGATGCAGCTGGGTCCCAGGAAGAAAGTCCTTAGTGCCATAAACAGAAGGAAGCAGGTGCTACAACAGCCTGGGCAGTTGGTCGACACCAGCCTCTGA